A single genomic interval of Amblyomma americanum isolate KBUSLIRL-KWMA chromosome 11, ASM5285725v1, whole genome shotgun sequence harbors:
- the LOC144110099 gene encoding F-box/WD repeat-containing protein 9-like — MPAPLKTDASLEALPTEILFKIFSSLDAPFIIEVVSKLCTRFADLLGDDSFWKAKLAATWPKPYPVPVAEDFDWKEACIERERQFNQWTNWEDEMRSVHIRDAHFGSIHALLLMNGGSTCVTGSRDRSLKIWSFGDQDIAAEEGGRLLHSVYEAHEAWIWVLCTMGNTLMSSSFDATLKLWDIESGLRELRSFTLVKQVLAMSQSDGEMILGCLGGLFYRYDPREPGEPSPCFTTRRGDAVVCMAADDRLVLAGTVASRLYTIDRRRWRSMENLGMSFKEDYPTALSFDSRQLWMGTRSGSVRVVDMTTTPFKLLETVDLSSLQEARPGRVTGIRHTLGSVLVSFEHAPMVVLEPTLNPDVIFKGPERQYVTCFDIEGGTLAVAHSEDLQIWRPKCEAEGV, encoded by the exons ATGCCTGCGCCGCTCAAGACAGACGCATCGCTCGAGGCACTGCCCACGGAAATCCTCTTCAAGATCTTTTCCTCGCTGGACGCGCCATTCATAATTGAGGTGGTCTCAAAGCTGTGCACACGCTTCGCAGACCTGTTGGGCGATGACAGTTTCTGGAAGGCGAAGCTTGCCGCTACGTGGCCCAAGCCTTACCCCGTGCCCGTGG CGGAAGACTTTGACTGGAAAGAAGCATGCATTGAAAGGGAGCGCCAGTTTAACCAATGGACCAATTGGGAGGACGAGATGAGGTCTGTCCATATCAGAGATGCACACTTTGGGAGCATACATGCACTCTTGCTGATGAAC ggTGGCTCCACCTGTGTGACTGGATCTCGAGATCGTTCACTCAAGATCTGGAGTTTTGGGGACCAAGACATAGCAGCAGAAGAAGGAGGTCGCCTTCTTCATTCAGTTTATGAAGCGCATGAA GCATGGATCTGGGTGTTATGTACCATGGGAAACACACTGATGTCCAGCTCGTTTGATGCTACACTCAAGTTGTGGGACATTGAAAGTGGACTTCGAGAGCTCAGGAGCTTCAC CCTGGTCAAGCAAGTGCTCGCAATGAGCCAGTCTGATGGAGAGATGATCCTTGGCTGCCTAGGCGGATTATTCTACCGCTATGACCCGCGGGAGCCTGGAGAACCCTCCCCGTGCTTTACCACTCGGCGGGGGGATGCAGTCGTCTGCATGGCCGCTGATGATCGCCTGGTTTTGGCTGGCACCGTTGCTTCAAGGTTGTACACAATCGACCGACGTCGCTGGAGAAGCATGGAGAATTTGGGCATG TCATTCAAAGAGGACTACCCGACTGCTCTATCCTTTGATTCCCGGCAGCTGTGGATGGGCACACGGAGTGGCAGTGTCCGTGTCGTTGACATGACAACAACTCCATTCAAGCTCCTTGAG ACTGTGGACTTATCATCGCTACAAGAAGCAAGGCCAGGCAGAGTGACCGGCATCCGCCACACCTTGGGTAGTGTGCTGGTGTCGTTCGAACATGCCCCCATGGTAGTGTTGGAGCCAACTCTCAACCCTGATGTGATCTTCAAGGGTCCCGAGCGGCAGTATGTGACATGT TTCGACATTGAAGGTGGGACTTTGGCAGTGGCACACAGTGAAGACCTCCAGATCTGGCGGCCAAAGTGTGAGGCAGAGGGTGTGTGA